A segment of the Salvelinus namaycush isolate Seneca chromosome 3, SaNama_1.0, whole genome shotgun sequence genome:
AAAAGTTTTAAGTTTCACTGTCCAAGTACGTAGGGGAGTGTCGGACAACGCAAACATGTTTTTAACAAGCGGACACCGGATTCCGGTTGTGAACATATCCCGACTGTAAATAAAAGATTACACTTTTTAGAAAATACGCTTTTGGAGTCCGATTTTTACACACAGTCGTCTCGTCAGTTTTGAATTAGTGTAAACCATTGTAAATACTCACCTGTTCCAAGTTTTTTGAAAAGTCATCTAAATATGATTTGCTTTGTTGATTCCGACGCAAACAAATGAACATGAGCGTGAATCAGAGTGCAGTACCTTTTTATTTTTGCGTCTATTTAATCATTTAAGCAAACATCTTCGTGCTACAGCAATGAAAACCATCTTGGAAAAGAGATGACATAACATAAATAATGGTGTAATTACATTTCAGAatttttacaaataaataaataaaaatcccaaCAAACATGGTATACTAGCTACATTTCATAACTTGTCTTCAGTATAAGGTAAAATATTTGTTTCTGTACAGTGACCAGACTATTACATATTTGGATGTATTGGTTGAAGCTGAGGAATGGTATGTTGTCGCTCTTCATCTGGGTTTCCTTGCCTTTTTACAATAAAGAGACAGAAATTAGACATTTTTCATCAAATgacaattgtttttttgtttttttaataagTATTGAAATGTTTTGATTTATGGGTGATAAGGAGCCATCAAACCTGTCAATGTTTCTTAGGTTTATTCTTCACCCTGTTGTACAAAGACACGCCAGTCACAAATCTTTCATCTTTGCACAGTTTAGTGCTGTTGAATTTTTTTACACTCTTAACTACTAACGAAGTTGTGTATTAGAGGGCAGGCCACAGTGAAAAAGTCTCAACTCACTCATGACGTGTCCACTGGCTCCATTGGGAGTCAACCAGGTCATCCTTTGCCCCGAGGCAGAAACAATATTTTTTGTAGCTGGAACGAACAGTGAATTCTGTTGCATTTATGTTGGTTTCACTTATCAACACCTATCAAAGAGGAGAGATGGTACCATCACCTTATGTTTacatcatttagcagatgctcttatccagagcgacttagaggAGCAATTCAAGTGAAGTGCCTTTCTCAAGGGAGCATCACACATTTCACCTAgtcagcgacctttcagttactggctcaacgctcttaaccgctaggctatctgccgccctaCCTTAGACAGACCGGCCATGTATCACAGACTAGAGTGTAAATCAAGACATATTGAGAATTCCCAGGATAAAATCAGTGTACAAAAAAGAAAGTGCGTATACCTTTTCCTTAGAGTCACAGCTTGCCTCGTGTTGGACCACTTTGACTCGGAATGTGAGGGGGAAGTAAGGGCATGGGCGGCTCCATGTCGCCGGGTACCTCCACTGAAATGTGTTCCCCTCCACCTTGGTGATGTCGATCTTGTCTGGTTTCACTGAGGAGGGAGACCAGACAGAATCAATATTTCTGAAGGGTTAAATTGGATGAAGTGGGGGCCATATGACTCCTATGATGTACTGAGCAACATACAGCAAGGATGAAAtgagatgtactgtatataaacgtATTATTATGTGACGTTGCTATTTCCAGTGAATGAGTGTGGAGCGTGTGAATCCTGGCCTTACTGTACCTATTTCTCGGATGTAGAAGGGCGTGATGGTGTAGTCCTCTAGGAGGTAGTTAGTCCTGAAGTATACAGTGAGTTTGATGCGGGACAACTCCTCAGCAAAGGGGCAGCTATCCCGGTCCTGACAGGTCAGGCCTTCACCATCACTGTCTACGGAGCAGGAGATGGTGCTGGATGAGGGACACAAATCTCCTGGTTAGTCTTGGAACCCTCTCTCTGAAAGAAGCCTCAGGTCCAAACATAACAAATCATAAGCTCTTGACAGGGAGTCAATGAAGAGAGCATCCGTGCTGCGTTTCAACTTCACGTGACGAGATCAAACGATGTCAACACAAGTACATGAAAGCAGACTATTGTTTCTAATATCCACTGCGTGTGTTTGAAGACTTACCGATCTACTTGGACAAAAACAACAGCTGCTGACATCCGATATTCGGTCTTCTTCCAAGAGCAATGAAATATTCCACTGTAATTTTTCGACAAACATCTGATGTACTCTGGGTAAAAAGAGAAACCCAATGAAAAAAATGATTATCTGATTCTTTCTCTcacccacccactcacacacacacacacacactcacactcactcaccaTCTTTGTCTGTGTCATGTGATTTCTCCAGGACGCGTCTCGTTCTGTTGGGTGATGGTATGTCCTGCACCAGCACCAGAGTGTGGTTGAGGTAGTCTCCAGCAGCGTTGTGGCAGCTGTAGTTCCCTCCCATCATCTCCACCACTTCCACATTTATCTGGTTCCCTTTGTTTTCGAGACGCTCCTCGCCATTCCTCCAGATCACCTCTGTGTCCTGGTAGTCCCCGCATCGCAGAGGGACCTGCGTCTCAGTGAAGACCTTTTGATCCACCTTGACGACAAGTACTGGGAACCACATGACCACCACTGTTTTAGTATAGCCCCCATGTTAAAATACCTTTTATACAAATGTTTGCATTTCTTTGGTGTCCCCCGAAATATGAATATTATGACAGCAGAAGTTATATAATCAGAAGTAGATAGTGTATCTGTAAAGAGAAGTAGACATAGGTAGAGATGAGAGATAAATAGATAAACAGTCACCATTTGGCACGAGAGTCACAACGGTCTCATGTCGGCTGCTCGATGCCATATGTAGGATGAGATACAGGACGTTGAGCAGTAACATGTTCATCTGGCCGAGAGAAAATCAAGAGTACTTTCAAGTTCACGTCTATTGATATCTATTAGATCGAAATGTTAAGGACGTTCTCCTGAACCAGACAAAGTCAAATATACTCCAATCAATAAGCTATACCGTAGTAGTATGTGCATATCTTACCTTGATAATGAGATATAAGCAGAGTGTGAGCCTGGCTGGAGTGTAGTGCTGTCATGTGGACCCAGCCGGTATTTATATATCAGTGGAACAGGAGTAAAGACAGGCACGCTCAAAATAAAAAAAGTCCAGCCTGCCAGGTTAGAGGAACTGACCTGTTGGTATTTATTTAAATGGGATTTGAGAATGTGTGGTCAGTTGAAAGGTCCAATGGAGCCGTTTGTATTtctatatcaaatcatttctgggcaACAGTTAAGTACCTTAccgtgattgttttcaattaatagggtcaaaaagaaagaaaaaatagcTTCCCAGCAAAGAGCtttttctcaagcaagaattttgaaaggactgtctgggagcaggggcgtcatgcacccgcaaaatctgagggggcacaaaaTGCACGAGGATGCCTGGAGGGTGGTCCGTAGGTGGTATGTCCCTCCATCCGGAAGTTGGACAATTTTGCATTTCTCAAACACCTGAAACaactttttcctgcaatctagagccataatcattatgcttaagcatgcatatctaagcatacctcttgagttGTCTATCCTCCGGACTGGTGGTTATCTTTTAATGAAACTAAATATGTTTCTCTGCATCTTATTTAGTAATctcttgcttttctaaagtctaccagtCTTGatagctaagatagttagacaagctatcTACTCAAATTTTCACATTTCACAAACTCGTATTGTGGaactatatataaaacacagtaaatcatgtttttgactgcactgtgcCTTTAATTAAGAACTAGACTACTGAATGGATGGGGAATCTATTATTGCAACTTCTGTGGTATGGTGACTGATGTCATTACCTGAGAGGGACGTAGTAGTGATGCAATCCATTCATCTGCCATGAGAGCGAATTA
Coding sequences within it:
- the LOC120044412 gene encoding interleukin-12 subunit beta-like, encoding MNMLLLNVLYLILHMASSSRHETVVTLVPNVLVVKVDQKVFTETQVPLRCGDYQDTEVIWRNGEERLENKGNQINVEVVEMMGGNYSCHNAAGDYLNHTLVLVQDIPSPNRTRRVLEKSHDTDKDEYIRCLSKNYSGIFHCSWKKTEYRMSAAVVFVQVDRTISCSVDSDGEGLTCQDRDSCPFAEELSRIKLTVYFRTNYLLEDYTITPFYIREIVKPDKIDITKVEGNTFQWRYPATWSRPCPYFPLTFRVKVVQHEASCDSKEKVLISETNINATEFTVRSSYKKYCFCLGAKDDLVDSQWSQWTRHEVKNKPKKH